In Pseudomonas lalkuanensis, the following are encoded in one genomic region:
- a CDS encoding NAD-dependent epimerase, giving the protein MKILVTGAAGFIGFHTALRLCNAGHQVTGVDNLNDYYSVDLKLARLERLRALPGFVFHKLDIADRAAAQALFHEQGFERVIHLAGQAGVRYSLDNPHAYAEANLTGFVNVLEGCRHSGVQHLVYASSSSVYGTNAKVPFAIEDAVDNPISLYAATKRANELMAHTYAHLYRLPTTGLRFFTVYGPWGRPDMAPFKFTQAILEGQPIDIYNEGDMSRDFTYIDDVVEGIVRIQDCPPPYADESEQTRLGAPARLFNIGLGSPVRLLDFVRCIESATGVEAIKQLTPMQPGDVPQTWADVSALARRTGFRPGTPLREGVGRFVDWYRTFYGV; this is encoded by the coding sequence ATGAAGATCCTGGTCACCGGCGCCGCCGGGTTCATCGGCTTCCACACTGCGCTGCGCCTGTGCAACGCGGGGCACCAGGTAACAGGCGTCGACAACCTCAACGACTACTACAGCGTCGACCTCAAGCTCGCCCGCCTGGAGCGGCTGCGTGCGCTTCCCGGCTTCGTCTTCCACAAGCTGGACATCGCCGACCGCGCGGCTGCACAGGCGCTGTTCCACGAGCAGGGTTTCGAGCGTGTCATCCACCTCGCGGGCCAGGCCGGGGTGCGCTATTCGCTGGACAATCCCCACGCTTACGCCGAAGCCAACCTCACCGGCTTCGTCAACGTCCTGGAGGGCTGCCGCCACAGCGGCGTCCAGCATCTTGTGTACGCCTCCAGCAGCTCGGTCTACGGGACCAACGCCAAGGTGCCCTTCGCCATCGAGGACGCCGTCGACAACCCGATCTCGCTCTACGCCGCCACCAAGCGCGCCAACGAGCTGATGGCCCACACTTACGCCCACCTCTACCGGCTGCCCACCACCGGCCTGCGCTTCTTCACCGTTTACGGTCCCTGGGGCCGTCCGGACATGGCGCCCTTCAAGTTCACCCAGGCAATCCTCGAAGGCCAGCCGATCGATATCTACAACGAAGGCGACATGTCGCGGGACTTCACCTATATCGACGACGTCGTCGAAGGCATCGTGCGCATCCAGGACTGCCCGCCGCCTTATGCCGACGAGTCGGAGCAGACCCGCCTGGGCGCTCCCGCGCGGCTGTTCAACATCGGGCTGGGCTCACCGGTGCGCCTGCTGGACTTCGTGCGCTGCATCGAATCGGCTACCGGCGTCGAGGCGATCAAGCAGCTGACGCCCATGCAGCCTGGCGACGTGCCACAGACCTGGGCCGACGTCAGCGCGCTGGCCAGGCGCACCGGCTTCCGTCCCGGCACACCACTGCGCGAAGGCGTCGGTCGTTTCGTCGACTGGTACCGGACCTTCTACGGAGTCTGA
- a CDS encoding UDP-glucose dehydrogenase family protein, with translation MNITIFGTGYVGLTQAACLAEVGHTLCCVDIDERRIAQLRQGLSPIYEPGLEALLRGNLAAGRLTFTTSAAEGVAFAKVIFIAVGTPPDEDGSADLRHVFSVAEAIATHATEAKVVINKSTSPVGTAQRLKAHLHEALTRRGHGFDMQVVSNPEFLKEGSAVEDCMRPERIIIGVDGAQDIDLFRELYKPFSRNHEKLIVMDSRSAELTKYAANSMLATKISFINEMANLAERLGADIEMVRKGIGSDSRIGYDFIYAGCGYGGSCFPKDIQALQRTAAEVGYHPQLLEAVESVNRRQKHKVFENIHRHYDGDLSGKTFALWGLSFKPNTDDMREAPSRVLLDALWAAGARVRAFDPEAMPEARRLYGDHPDLRLVDSKEEALDDAHALVILTEWLNFRVADFGLIHQRLGDKVVFDGRNIFEPAHLAREGLAYYPIGRAAVGLTAQ, from the coding sequence ATGAACATCACCATATTCGGAACCGGCTATGTCGGTCTGACCCAGGCAGCCTGCCTGGCAGAAGTAGGCCATACCCTGTGTTGCGTCGATATCGACGAGCGCCGAATCGCCCAGCTCAGGCAGGGCCTGTCACCGATCTACGAGCCTGGCCTGGAAGCCCTCCTGCGGGGCAACCTCGCCGCCGGTCGCCTGACCTTCACCACAAGCGCCGCTGAGGGCGTGGCCTTTGCCAAGGTCATCTTCATCGCCGTCGGCACGCCGCCGGACGAAGATGGCAGCGCCGACCTGCGGCATGTCTTCTCCGTCGCCGAAGCCATCGCCACGCACGCCACCGAGGCCAAGGTGGTGATCAACAAATCCACCTCCCCGGTAGGCACCGCGCAGCGCCTGAAGGCTCACCTGCACGAAGCCCTGACACGGCGCGGTCATGGGTTTGACATGCAGGTCGTGTCCAATCCCGAGTTTCTCAAGGAAGGCTCGGCGGTGGAGGACTGCATGCGTCCCGAGCGCATCATTATCGGCGTTGACGGCGCACAGGACATCGACCTGTTCCGCGAGCTTTACAAACCCTTCAGTCGCAACCATGAAAAGCTGATCGTCATGGACAGCCGCAGCGCCGAGCTGACCAAGTACGCGGCCAACAGCATGCTTGCCACCAAGATTTCCTTCATCAATGAGATGGCCAACCTCGCCGAACGCCTGGGCGCCGACATCGAAATGGTGCGCAAGGGCATCGGCTCCGATTCGCGAATCGGCTACGACTTCATCTACGCCGGCTGCGGCTACGGCGGGTCCTGCTTCCCGAAGGACATCCAGGCGCTGCAACGCACCGCCGCCGAAGTGGGCTACCACCCGCAACTGCTGGAGGCCGTGGAATCGGTCAATCGCCGGCAGAAGCACAAGGTGTTCGAGAACATCCACCGCCACTACGACGGCGACCTCAGCGGCAAGACCTTCGCCCTCTGGGGCCTGTCCTTCAAACCCAATACCGACGACATGCGCGAGGCGCCGAGCCGGGTCCTGCTGGACGCGCTATGGGCGGCCGGCGCGCGCGTCCGCGCCTTCGACCCCGAGGCCATGCCGGAAGCCCGGCGCCTCTATGGCGACCACCCCGACCTGCGCCTGGTCGACTCCAAGGAAGAAGCCCTGGACGACGCCCACGCCCTGGTGATCCTCACCGAGTGGCTGAACTTCCGCGTTGCCGACTTCGGCCTGATCCACCAGCGACTGGGCGACAAGGTGGTCTTCGATGGTCGCAACATCTTCGAACCCGCGCACCTGGCCCGCGAAGGCCTGGCCTACTACCCGATCGGCCGTGCCGCCGTAGGACTCACCGCGCAATGA
- a CDS encoding SMP-30/gluconolactonase/LRE family protein, protein MSADSASIPYRRSPIRKRPRSGTQLLMLLLDRRAARWLLAGAALLLLVGAGIPAWHHLYPATAAQGWRYKVQLDAIERVSALLPDGRGGLYLSQEIQDGRGRILRTGPGDQRSVVETGLSKPDGMVRYRGGVAFSQEQGEHPVLWLNDQGTRQLFSGDSVEGLATDGHYLYAIEDLHKNGRLLRYDPETDSVTTLRSGLDEAEAIASCPDGRLFYTEKHFGQVRQLRADGRDPVVLDGLREPGFLLCNREGLWITEDATHMARVLLLDGQGGLNVVLSHLRSPQTIVETAPGRYLVAEQGRNRVLALARQDDRP, encoded by the coding sequence ATGTCTGCAGATTCCGCCTCGATACCCTACCGCCGCTCCCCCATCCGCAAACGGCCGCGCTCCGGGACACAACTGCTGATGCTGCTGCTCGACCGGCGCGCCGCACGCTGGTTGTTGGCGGGTGCCGCCCTGCTCCTGCTGGTGGGTGCCGGAATACCCGCCTGGCACCACCTCTACCCGGCCACCGCCGCACAGGGCTGGCGCTACAAGGTGCAACTGGATGCCATCGAACGGGTCAGCGCGCTGCTACCCGACGGCCGGGGCGGCCTGTACCTCAGCCAGGAGATTCAGGATGGCAGGGGGCGGATTCTCCGCACCGGGCCGGGCGACCAGCGCAGCGTGGTGGAAACGGGCCTGTCCAAGCCCGACGGCATGGTGCGCTATCGCGGCGGCGTCGCCTTCAGCCAGGAACAGGGCGAACATCCGGTGCTGTGGCTGAACGACCAGGGCACCCGGCAGCTGTTCAGCGGCGACAGCGTCGAAGGCCTGGCGACCGACGGCCACTACCTCTATGCCATCGAGGACCTCCACAAGAACGGCCGGCTGCTGCGCTACGACCCGGAAACCGACAGCGTGACCACCCTGCGCAGCGGGCTGGACGAGGCCGAGGCGATCGCCTCCTGCCCCGATGGCCGGCTGTTCTACACCGAGAAGCACTTTGGCCAGGTTCGCCAGCTTCGCGCCGATGGGCGCGACCCCGTGGTCCTCGACGGCCTGCGTGAACCCGGATTCCTGCTTTGCAACCGCGAAGGCCTGTGGATCACCGAAGATGCCACCCACATGGCGCGCGTCCTGCTGCTGGACGGCCAGGGCGGCCTGAATGTCGTGCTGTCCCACCTGCGCTCGCCGCAGACCATAGTCGAGACTGCTCCGGGCCGTTATCTGGTCGCCGAGCAGGGCCGTAACCGGGTGCTGGCACTGGCGAGACAGGACGATCGCCCCTGA
- a CDS encoding ArnT family glycosyltransferase: MISAGLGMRHPSNVDEERFLGVALEMLQGGDWLIPHRAAEIYPDKPPLFMWAIAGLTRLGIAPTIALFVPALLAGLVTVACLHDLGARLWNRRVGVIAGLLFLATYQTYSIQRAGQIDGFLLLWTALGLYGMARHLLLGPAWGWFYLACAAMGFGIISKGVGFLPALMLIPYAFAARRGWHGVARMPGEGRAWLLGLVVALAAIGTWLLPLIIKVVLFGDQASRAYLNEILLRQTAHRYANAWHHREPFWFFFTHVIPKYWLPLVLALPWLVPAWRRQLTKRDGRYLVLLGWVVLVLIFFSLSSGKRKLYIYPALPGLVLATAPLVPWLLRRWFASRPRGRKIFIGLALFWFFAWFARGFVEPIKEGVNPRQTLMTEVADVTNGTELMLTHWREGHWLYARQPLVHFGMVGPQQVEKAAEWLRSHPGNSALIRPEDLPRCFKPELAKRVGDGDDEDWYLVQGNADNGQCQDAAARQQQPYRFAWKRPLD, translated from the coding sequence ATGATCAGCGCGGGCCTGGGCATGCGCCACCCGTCCAACGTGGACGAGGAGCGCTTCCTCGGCGTGGCCCTGGAGATGCTACAGGGCGGCGACTGGCTGATTCCCCATCGCGCAGCCGAGATCTACCCGGACAAGCCGCCGCTGTTCATGTGGGCCATCGCCGGCCTTACCCGGCTCGGCATTGCGCCGACCATCGCGCTGTTCGTGCCGGCTCTGCTGGCCGGCCTGGTCACCGTCGCCTGCCTGCACGACCTCGGTGCGCGCTTGTGGAACCGCCGTGTCGGCGTGATCGCCGGCCTGCTGTTCCTGGCCACCTACCAGACCTACAGCATCCAGCGCGCCGGGCAGATCGACGGTTTCCTGCTCCTGTGGACCGCCCTCGGCCTTTACGGCATGGCCAGGCACCTGTTGCTGGGTCCCGCCTGGGGCTGGTTCTACCTGGCCTGCGCCGCCATGGGCTTCGGCATCATCAGCAAGGGCGTGGGCTTCCTCCCGGCGCTGATGTTGATTCCCTATGCCTTTGCCGCACGCCGTGGCTGGCACGGCGTGGCGCGGATGCCGGGCGAAGGCCGCGCCTGGCTGCTCGGCCTGGTGGTGGCCCTGGCGGCCATCGGCACCTGGCTACTGCCGCTGATCATCAAGGTGGTGCTGTTCGGCGACCAGGCCAGCCGCGCCTACCTCAACGAAATCCTCTTGCGCCAGACCGCCCACCGCTACGCCAACGCCTGGCACCACCGCGAACCCTTCTGGTTCTTCTTCACCCATGTGATCCCCAAGTACTGGCTGCCCCTGGTTCTGGCCCTGCCCTGGCTGGTACCGGCCTGGCGCCGCCAACTGACCAAGCGCGACGGCCGTTACCTGGTGCTGCTGGGCTGGGTCGTGCTGGTGCTGATCTTCTTCAGCCTCAGCTCAGGCAAGCGCAAGCTTTACATCTACCCCGCCCTGCCCGGCCTGGTGCTGGCCACGGCGCCCCTGGTTCCCTGGTTGCTGCGCCGCTGGTTCGCCAGCCGTCCGCGTGGCCGGAAGATTTTCATTGGCCTCGCCCTGTTCTGGTTCTTCGCGTGGTTCGCCCGGGGGTTCGTCGAGCCGATCAAGGAAGGCGTCAATCCACGCCAGACCCTGATGACCGAGGTGGCCGACGTCACCAACGGCACCGAACTGATGCTCACCCACTGGCGCGAAGGCCACTGGTTGTACGCACGCCAGCCCTTGGTGCACTTCGGCATGGTTGGGCCGCAACAGGTGGAGAAAGCCGCCGAGTGGCTGCGCAGCCACCCCGGCAACTCCGCGCTGATCCGGCCTGAAGACCTGCCCCGCTGCTTCAAGCCGGAACTGGCCAAGCGCGTGGGCGATGGTGACGACGAAGACTGGTACCTGGTACAGGGCAACGCCGACAACGGCCAGTGCCAGGACGCTGCGGCCCGGCAACAGCAGCCCTATCGATTCGCCTGGAAACGACCACTCGACTGA
- a CDS encoding TVP38/TMEM64 family protein → MGNEPRQLTEIQRSRLQQEAPRPHQAAVFAAPRAMLKGLGLILSLALIGYLFDSSDLGNAVNETWIDAHIRGHGVEGTLLFLVVGMSFTALGLPRQIIAFLAGYAFGLLPGTLVGTLATLCGCLLTFLYARLFGRSLLRDRLGARAARFDRFIHEHPFSMTLLIRLLPVGSNVLTNLAAGISSARLAPFLAASFIGFLPQSLVFALVGSGISVAPTLRIGLAAALFLISGMLGAWLYHRHRHGLGIDDKVDAALGEAEQP, encoded by the coding sequence ATGGGCAACGAACCGCGCCAGCTGACCGAGATCCAGCGCTCCCGCCTGCAGCAGGAAGCCCCCCGCCCCCACCAGGCTGCGGTCTTTGCGGCGCCACGGGCGATGCTCAAGGGCCTGGGACTGATCCTCAGCCTGGCGCTGATCGGCTACCTGTTCGACAGCAGTGACCTGGGCAACGCAGTCAACGAAACCTGGATCGACGCCCATATCCGCGGCCACGGCGTCGAGGGCACCTTGCTCTTTCTCGTCGTGGGCATGTCGTTCACCGCGCTCGGCCTGCCCCGGCAGATCATCGCCTTCCTTGCCGGCTACGCCTTCGGCCTGCTGCCCGGCACCCTTGTCGGCACCCTGGCGACCCTGTGCGGCTGCCTCCTCACGTTTCTCTATGCCCGGCTGTTCGGCCGCAGCCTGCTGCGCGACCGCCTCGGGGCCCGCGCCGCGCGCTTCGACCGCTTCATCCACGAGCACCCGTTCTCGATGACGCTGCTGATCCGCCTGTTGCCGGTGGGCAGCAACGTGCTGACCAACCTCGCCGCCGGCATCTCCAGCGCGCGGCTCGCGCCCTTCCTGGCTGCCAGCTTCATCGGTTTCCTGCCGCAGTCCCTGGTGTTCGCCCTGGTGGGCAGTGGCATCTCGGTCGCGCCGACGCTGCGCATCGGCCTGGCAGCCGCGCTGTTCCTGATCTCCGGCATGCTCGGCGCCTGGTTGTACCACCGCCATCGCCATGGCCTGGGTATCGATGACAAGGTGGATGCCGCACTGGGCGAGGCGGAACAGCCCTGA
- a CDS encoding class I SAM-dependent methyltransferase yields the protein MPQPRPKPFELDSSGDHDRAYAELPSPSRREHLARRLADWREDFMARQAMRIAGEPNLVLDLPCGSGRFWPTLTRHPNRLVLAADEPAPPLARPHSSRRVEIAERICALHTPAFAIDLGENAVDAIFCMRFLHRLDGADRRMEVLREFHRVTRDTLIVSLWVDGNYQAWRRKRMERRRNTDGLGGRRPGRFVVPRAEIESEFHSVGFDILSHLDLLPGFAMWRVYVLRKAS from the coding sequence ATGCCACAACCACGGCCGAAGCCTTTCGAGCTGGACAGCTCTGGCGACCACGACCGCGCGTACGCCGAACTTCCGTCGCCGTCGCGTCGCGAGCACCTGGCCCGGCGCCTGGCCGACTGGCGCGAGGACTTCATGGCACGGCAAGCCATGCGCATCGCCGGCGAGCCGAACCTGGTGCTCGACCTGCCCTGCGGCAGCGGCCGCTTCTGGCCGACCCTGACCCGTCACCCCAATCGCCTCGTGCTGGCCGCCGATGAGCCTGCGCCTCCGCTCGCCCGCCCCCACTCAAGCCGGCGCGTGGAGATTGCCGAGCGCATCTGTGCACTGCACACCCCGGCTTTTGCCATCGACCTCGGCGAGAACGCCGTGGACGCCATCTTCTGCATGCGTTTCCTGCACCGGCTGGACGGCGCTGACCGGCGTATGGAAGTGCTGCGGGAGTTCCACCGGGTCACCCGCGACACCCTGATCGTCTCCCTCTGGGTGGACGGCAATTACCAGGCCTGGAGGCGCAAGCGCATGGAGCGGCGACGCAACACCGATGGCCTCGGCGGGCGCCGGCCTGGCCGCTTCGTAGTGCCGCGCGCAGAGATCGAAAGCGAGTTCCATAGCGTCGGCTTCGACATCCTTTCCCATCTGGACCTGTTGCCGGGTTTCGCCATGTGGCGGGTTTACGTCCTGCGCAAGGCGTCCTGA
- a CDS encoding phosphatase PAP2 family protein, whose protein sequence is MGYLVLALGLSTAIVTPLKAVTAVQCPWSLQAFGGVEPYSPLVGHHPYVDKPGRCWPGGHASAGFSLLALFFALRDRRPRLARVALVGALALGSLFSLGRMMQGAHFLSHNVWTLLFDWMISLVCYRLILYRPARVEADAALPVSSS, encoded by the coding sequence CTGGGCTACCTGGTTCTGGCCCTGGGGCTGTCAACGGCCATCGTCACCCCACTCAAGGCTGTCACCGCCGTGCAATGCCCCTGGAGCCTGCAGGCGTTCGGCGGCGTCGAGCCGTACTCGCCGCTGGTGGGCCACCACCCCTATGTCGACAAGCCCGGGCGCTGCTGGCCTGGCGGCCATGCTTCGGCCGGCTTCTCCCTGCTGGCGCTGTTCTTCGCCCTGCGTGACCGTCGTCCGCGCCTGGCACGAGTGGCGCTGGTGGGCGCCCTGGCTCTCGGCAGCCTGTTCTCCCTGGGGCGGATGATGCAGGGTGCGCATTTCCTCTCCCACAATGTCTGGACCTTGCTGTTCGACTGGATGATCAGCCTGGTCTGCTACCGCCTGATACTCTACCGTCCGGCACGGGTGGAGGCAGACGCTGCGCTGCCGGTCAGTTCTTCCTGA
- a CDS encoding response regulator transcription factor, whose amino-acid sequence MRILIIEDNRDILANVLDYLQLKGYGVDCAQDGLSGLHLATTQHYDLIVLDIMLPGIDGLQLCNRLRQEARRDTPIIMLTARDTLEDRLAGLRSGADDYLVKPFALSELVARIEAVVRRSHGGRKRQLQVADLSYDLDTLEATRAGQIIKLNPLGHKLLTTLMRRSPAVVRREVLEEALWGDNCPDSDSLRSHIHQLRQALDKPFPRPLLHTIHGVGYRLADLEERD is encoded by the coding sequence GTGCGCATACTGATCATCGAAGACAACCGCGACATCCTTGCCAACGTGCTGGACTACCTCCAGCTCAAGGGCTACGGCGTCGACTGCGCCCAGGACGGCCTCTCCGGCCTGCATCTGGCCACCACCCAGCACTACGACCTGATCGTGCTGGACATCATGCTGCCCGGCATCGACGGACTGCAGCTGTGCAACCGTCTGCGCCAGGAAGCCCGCCGCGACACCCCGATCATCATGCTCACCGCCCGCGACACCCTGGAGGACCGCCTGGCCGGGCTGAGGTCCGGTGCCGACGATTACCTGGTCAAGCCCTTCGCCCTGTCCGAGCTGGTGGCGCGCATCGAGGCCGTGGTGCGCCGCAGCCACGGCGGGCGCAAGCGCCAGCTGCAAGTAGCCGACCTCAGCTACGACCTCGACACCCTCGAAGCCACCCGTGCGGGCCAGATCATCAAACTCAATCCCCTCGGTCACAAGCTGCTCACCACCCTGATGCGCAGGAGCCCGGCGGTGGTTCGCCGCGAAGTGCTGGAAGAAGCCCTGTGGGGCGACAACTGCCCGGACAGCGACAGCCTGCGCAGCCATATCCACCAGTTGCGCCAGGCCCTCGACAAACCCTTCCCGCGCCCGCTGCTGCACACCATCCATGGCGTCGGCTATCGGCTGGCGGACCTGGAGGAACGGGACTGA
- a CDS encoding glycosyltransferase family 2 protein: protein MSNRPYLSVLIPAKNEAENLPTLLQEIRHALAGESFEVIVVDDGSTDNTASRLLAIKHAGYPQLRVLSHDRSLGQSTSIYHAAQAAEGTWLATLDGDGQNDPADIPGMLAIVRGPDAPINLKLIAGHRVNRRDTASKRWASRFANRLRGRLLKDNTPDTGCGLKLIEREAFLRLPYFDHMHRFIPALIQRHQGGMLVHPVNHRPRSAGVSKYGNLDRALVGILDLFGVWWLIRRTRFNTTARELEG from the coding sequence ATGTCGAACAGGCCTTACCTCTCCGTACTGATCCCGGCCAAGAACGAAGCCGAGAACCTGCCCACGCTGCTGCAAGAGATTCGCCATGCGCTTGCCGGCGAGTCCTTCGAAGTGATCGTGGTCGACGACGGCAGTACGGATAACACCGCCTCGCGCCTGCTCGCCATCAAGCACGCCGGCTACCCGCAATTGCGCGTCCTCAGCCATGACCGCTCGCTGGGCCAGAGCACCTCGATCTACCATGCGGCGCAAGCCGCCGAAGGCACCTGGCTGGCCACCCTGGATGGCGACGGGCAGAACGACCCGGCGGACATCCCCGGCATGCTGGCCATCGTCCGCGGCCCGGACGCCCCCATCAATCTCAAGCTGATCGCCGGCCACCGGGTGAATCGCCGCGACACCGCCAGCAAGCGCTGGGCCTCGCGTTTCGCCAACCGCCTGCGCGGCCGCCTGCTCAAGGACAACACCCCGGACACCGGTTGCGGCCTCAAGCTGATCGAGCGCGAAGCCTTCCTCCGCCTGCCCTATTTCGATCACATGCACCGCTTCATCCCGGCACTGATCCAGCGCCACCAGGGCGGCATGCTGGTCCACCCGGTGAATCACCGCCCGCGCAGCGCCGGCGTTTCCAAGTACGGCAACCTGGACCGCGCCCTGGTGGGGATCCTCGACCTGTTCGGCGTCTGGTGGCTGATCCGCCGCACCCGCTTCAACACCACGGCCCGCGAACTGGAGGGCTGA
- a CDS encoding SdiA-regulated domain-containing protein, producing the protein MNSAVDLKRHGTRPGPNLRRLGLCGLGLVALLAAVVATAKFHWHQRAWFYVTSNLHAEAWAGRSVWLPDYRVEVEARPVEGVNDDLSAIDFAPDRKGLLAVTNAPPIKLLELDHEGKITAQYPLEGFEDVEALAYMGDGQVVVADELQQQLVFFHLPGQPGQAIDKRDSQSLALPLASSAHNKGFEGVAYDAAHDRIFVAKERDPRQLHSVSGVKASLGGKLQLKVEDLGDWIDRSVFTSDISDLHFDAATGHLLVLSHESRLVIELDENGDLVSFRTLLGGFGDLKESVGQAEGLTQDDAGNLYVVSEPNLFYRFRKN; encoded by the coding sequence ATGAACAGTGCAGTAGATCTCAAGCGACACGGCACCCGGCCGGGGCCGAACCTGCGCCGGCTAGGCCTCTGCGGACTGGGGCTGGTGGCCCTGCTCGCCGCCGTGGTCGCCACCGCCAAGTTCCACTGGCACCAGCGAGCCTGGTTCTACGTCACCAGCAACCTGCACGCGGAAGCCTGGGCGGGCCGCAGTGTCTGGCTGCCGGATTACCGCGTCGAGGTCGAGGCCCGTCCGGTGGAAGGGGTGAACGACGACCTGTCCGCTATCGACTTCGCCCCGGATCGCAAGGGCCTGCTGGCGGTAACCAACGCGCCACCGATCAAGCTGCTGGAGCTGGACCACGAGGGGAAGATCACCGCGCAGTACCCGCTGGAGGGCTTCGAGGACGTCGAAGCCCTGGCCTACATGGGTGACGGCCAGGTGGTAGTGGCCGATGAGTTGCAGCAGCAGTTGGTGTTCTTCCACCTACCCGGACAGCCCGGCCAGGCCATCGACAAGCGGGACAGCCAGAGCCTGGCACTGCCGCTGGCCTCCAGTGCCCACAACAAGGGCTTCGAAGGCGTGGCCTACGACGCCGCCCACGACCGCATTTTCGTCGCCAAGGAGCGTGACCCGCGCCAGCTCCATAGCGTGAGCGGCGTCAAGGCGAGCCTCGGCGGCAAATTGCAGCTCAAGGTGGAGGACCTTGGCGACTGGATCGATCGCAGCGTCTTCACCAGCGATATTTCCGACCTGCATTTCGACGCCGCGACGGGGCACCTGCTGGTGCTCAGCCATGAATCGAGGCTGGTGATCGAACTGGACGAGAACGGCGATCTGGTCAGCTTCCGCACCCTGCTCGGAGGCTTCGGCGACCTGAAGGAAAGCGTGGGCCAGGCCGAGGGCCTGACCCAGGATGACGCGGGCAACCTGTACGTGGTGAGCGAGCCGAACCTGTTCTACCGCTTCAGGAAGAACTGA